From Thermoflavifilum aggregans, a single genomic window includes:
- a CDS encoding NAD(P)/FAD-dependent oxidoreductase codes for MGETVGIIGGGIVGLCTAYYLHQKGYEVHILDEYAFDRGCSWGNAGMIVPSHVVPLAAPGVVWQGLKWMFRAESPFAFHVSFNKALWQWIQLFHQHCTPQHVQYAVPHLRDISLLSRKLYEHLALPQKNELSFETKGLLMLFQTKKLREEEIKAAKLARECGIPAEILSDQEIQIMEPDTRVHVLGGIYYPGDAHIHPGKWMQWLIQQLKQAGVKFYPQHTITDLQIQQQKVHNIFTNQETFHFDHVIVAAGVKTASLLKKMDINIPLQPGKGYSFDVQLNRRRIHIPALLMEGRVAVSPWGNRLRVSGTMEIGGDPHTIYQAKIRGILKTLHAFYPDLKAEIQFPPQIWTGARPCAPDGLPFIGRLKPFDNLYAATGHGMLGLSLAPATGYLLAQLIRGETPEINMQPFDPLRFQKN; via the coding sequence ATGGGAGAAACAGTTGGTATCATCGGCGGTGGTATCGTCGGTTTATGTACGGCCTATTACCTTCATCAGAAGGGATATGAAGTGCATATACTGGATGAATATGCATTTGATCGGGGTTGTTCATGGGGAAATGCAGGTATGATTGTACCCAGTCATGTTGTTCCTCTTGCTGCGCCGGGTGTCGTGTGGCAGGGATTGAAATGGATGTTTCGTGCTGAAAGTCCTTTTGCCTTTCATGTTTCATTCAACAAAGCCTTATGGCAATGGATTCAATTATTTCATCAGCACTGCACACCGCAACATGTACAATATGCCGTTCCTCATCTTCGCGACATCAGCCTGCTGAGCAGAAAATTATATGAACATCTTGCTTTGCCACAAAAGAATGAATTATCATTCGAAACGAAGGGTTTATTGATGTTGTTTCAAACAAAGAAATTAAGGGAAGAAGAAATCAAGGCTGCAAAACTGGCCAGAGAATGTGGCATTCCTGCGGAAATACTGAGCGATCAGGAAATTCAGATTATGGAGCCTGATACGCGTGTGCATGTGCTTGGCGGTATTTATTATCCTGGTGATGCCCATATTCACCCCGGAAAATGGATGCAATGGCTGATCCAGCAGTTGAAGCAAGCCGGCGTAAAATTTTATCCGCAGCATACAATAACTGATCTGCAAATACAACAACAAAAAGTACACAACATCTTTACAAATCAGGAAACATTTCATTTTGATCACGTAATCGTGGCAGCAGGTGTGAAAACCGCATCGCTGTTAAAAAAGATGGATATCAACATTCCTTTGCAACCGGGAAAAGGATATAGTTTTGATGTGCAGCTGAACAGAAGACGTATCCATATTCCGGCATTGCTTATGGAAGGTCGTGTTGCTGTCAGTCCATGGGGAAATAGGTTACGCGTAAGCGGAACCATGGAAATAGGAGGCGATCCACACACAATCTATCAGGCCAAAATCAGGGGAATTTTAAAGACTTTACATGCCTTTTACCCAGATTTAAAAGCCGAAATCCAGTTTCCGCCACAAATCTGGACAGGGGCCAGGCCATGCGCTCCTGACGGATTGCCCTTTATCGGCAGGTTAAAGCCTTTTGACAATTTGTATGCAGCCACCGGTCATGGTATGCTGGGCTTAAGCCTGGCACCTGCTACCGGCTATCTGCTTGCTCAACTGATCAGAGGTGAAACACCTGAAATAAATATGCAACCCTTTGATCCATTGCGGTTTCAGAAGAATTGA
- a CDS encoding 4-hydroxyproline epimerase has translation MTHKTFFCIDAHTCGNPVRVVAGGQPLLRGNNIMEKRLHFMQEYDWIRRALMFEPRGHDMMSGSMIYPPDDPDHDASILFIETSGCLPMCGHGTIGTVTVAVEQRLIQPHQPGLLRLDTPAGLVEAHYQLEGKKVKSVKLINIPSFLYAENIQVDCPDLGMLTCDIAYGGNFYAIIDPQPHFPGMEYFRAEQLISWSRVIRERLNQQISCVHPEDERIRGLTHVMWTGQPTRSGITARNAVFYGDKAIDRSPCGTGTSARMAQWYAKGKLKKSEPFIHESIIGSTFTGMVEAETTVGGKPAIIPSVEGWAKVYGYNIITVDEDDPFAFGFQVI, from the coding sequence ATGACACATAAAACCTTTTTTTGCATTGATGCCCATACCTGTGGAAATCCCGTGCGGGTAGTGGCTGGCGGCCAGCCTTTGCTCCGGGGTAACAACATCATGGAAAAACGATTGCATTTCATGCAGGAATACGACTGGATACGCAGGGCACTGATGTTTGAACCCCGCGGGCATGATATGATGAGTGGCAGCATGATTTATCCGCCCGATGATCCTGATCATGATGCCTCTATTTTGTTTATCGAAACCAGCGGCTGTTTGCCGATGTGCGGACATGGAACCATTGGCACGGTAACGGTGGCTGTTGAACAGCGGCTTATTCAACCCCACCAGCCGGGATTGTTACGGCTCGATACACCTGCAGGCCTGGTGGAGGCTCATTACCAGCTGGAAGGGAAAAAAGTAAAATCAGTGAAGCTTATCAATATTCCTTCGTTTTTGTATGCTGAAAACATTCAAGTAGATTGTCCGGATCTGGGCATGCTGACCTGCGATATTGCCTATGGCGGAAATTTCTATGCAATAATTGATCCGCAACCGCATTTTCCCGGGATGGAATATTTTCGTGCAGAACAGCTCATCAGCTGGAGTCGTGTAATCCGCGAACGCCTCAACCAGCAAATCAGCTGCGTACATCCGGAAGATGAACGCATCCGGGGCTTAACGCATGTGATGTGGACCGGCCAACCCACACGTTCCGGAATAACAGCCCGCAACGCCGTGTTTTACGGGGATAAAGCCATTGATCGTTCGCCGTGCGGTACAGGCACATCTGCCCGCATGGCTCAATGGTATGCCAAAGGAAAATTGAAAAAATCCGAACCCTTTATCCATGAAAGCATTATCGGATCTACCTTCACAGGCATGGTTGAAGCCGAAACCACAGTAGGCGGCAAACCAGCTATCATTCCATCCGTTGAAGGATGGGCAAAAGTATATGGTTACAACATTATCACCGTTGATGAAGATGATCCCTTTGCTTTCGGATTTCAGGTAATTTAG